Proteins co-encoded in one Kribbella qitaiheensis genomic window:
- a CDS encoding CPBP family intramembrane glutamic endopeptidase — translation MDSHQGPPPPPNQPPPGEQGPGFWSPEQPPPWGAPPAGQPPAGYPQQPPAGYPQQPPGYQQPGPQPWPQYGQPPQYGQPPYGQLQYGVREPRIVAAPAGEPFHRLARNSKYKWWRPLTGSALLVAIAFALTIAVYILWMIVHTLVAGDFKLPEGNTLFPNSTEDLSAQLVMLGILTPGVLLVAWVVQRRPAFSVASVLNRLRLRWLALCCLPAIGYLALSYGLGLATDAIFPNADPATSDSGSWVGLSAFILPAVLILLLVPFQSAAEEFVFRGWLVQAVGSYGPGGDSVVKRILRSPWPALVISSAAFVAAHGYTGWAMADIFLFAMTAGWLTIRTGGLEAGIALHTMNNLFAFLLPAAMGQLDGWSNQGGAPWTLLVSDIPCLIFYALAVLWLARRRQIATVSQ, via the coding sequence ATGGATTCGCACCAGGGCCCGCCACCCCCGCCCAACCAGCCCCCGCCGGGGGAGCAGGGACCGGGCTTCTGGTCACCTGAACAGCCACCACCCTGGGGCGCCCCTCCAGCCGGGCAGCCTCCGGCCGGCTATCCGCAGCAACCGCCCGCGGGCTATCCCCAGCAACCTCCCGGGTACCAGCAACCCGGTCCGCAGCCCTGGCCGCAGTACGGGCAACCGCCGCAGTACGGGCAACCGCCGTACGGGCAGTTGCAGTACGGCGTGCGAGAGCCTCGGATCGTGGCGGCGCCGGCTGGGGAGCCGTTCCACCGGTTGGCGCGCAACTCGAAGTACAAGTGGTGGCGGCCGCTCACCGGTAGTGCGTTGCTGGTGGCGATCGCCTTCGCCCTGACGATCGCCGTCTACATCCTCTGGATGATCGTGCACACGCTTGTCGCGGGTGACTTCAAGCTGCCCGAGGGCAACACGCTGTTCCCGAACTCGACCGAGGACCTCTCGGCCCAGCTGGTGATGCTCGGCATCCTCACCCCGGGCGTCCTGCTGGTGGCGTGGGTCGTCCAGCGCCGCCCGGCCTTCAGCGTCGCCTCTGTGCTGAACAGGCTGCGCCTGCGCTGGCTCGCGCTCTGCTGCCTCCCCGCGATCGGCTACCTCGCCCTGTCGTACGGGCTCGGCCTGGCGACCGACGCCATCTTCCCGAACGCCGACCCAGCCACGTCCGACTCCGGCTCCTGGGTAGGGCTGAGCGCCTTCATCCTTCCGGCCGTGCTGATCCTCTTGCTGGTCCCGTTCCAGTCCGCGGCGGAGGAGTTCGTCTTCCGCGGCTGGCTCGTCCAGGCAGTCGGCTCGTACGGTCCGGGCGGCGACAGCGTCGTGAAGCGCATCCTGCGCTCGCCCTGGCCGGCACTGGTGATCAGCAGCGCGGCATTCGTCGCCGCGCACGGCTACACGGGTTGGGCGATGGCTGACATCTTCCTGTTCGCGATGACGGCGGGCTGGCTGACGATCCGTACCGGTGGACTCGAAGCCGGCATCGCCCTGCACACGATGAACAACCTGTTCGCCTTTTTGTTGCCTGCGGCAATGGGTCAGCTCGACGGCTGGTCGAACCAGGGCGGTGCTCCGTGGACGCTGCTGGTGAGCGACATCCCATGCCTGATCTTCTACGCGCTCGCCGTGCTCTGGCTGGCCAGGCGCCGCCAGATCGCGACCGTCAGCCAATAA
- a CDS encoding HAD family hydrolase, which yields MAEYERQWQPHTELEPDAIETLTELRERGLKVGVLSNTIWSRQRHEEIFARDGVLDLIDGAVYTSEVPWTKPHPEAFLAAMRAVGVSEPARCLFVGDRLFDDVWGAQNVGMRAAHIPHSAIPTNQIGHTEGVPDATIQRLSELPTLIDSWSRASA from the coding sequence CTGGCGGAGTACGAGCGTCAGTGGCAGCCCCACACCGAGCTGGAGCCGGACGCGATCGAGACCCTGACCGAGCTGCGCGAGCGCGGCCTCAAGGTCGGAGTGCTGTCGAACACGATCTGGTCCCGGCAGCGGCACGAGGAGATCTTCGCGCGCGACGGCGTCCTGGACTTGATCGACGGTGCCGTCTACACCAGTGAGGTGCCGTGGACGAAGCCGCACCCGGAGGCATTCCTGGCGGCGATGCGGGCTGTCGGGGTGAGCGAGCCGGCGCGCTGTCTGTTCGTCGGCGACCGGCTGTTCGACGACGTCTGGGGCGCCCAGAACGTCGGGATGCGGGCCGCCCACATCCCGCACAGCGCGATCCCCACCAACCAGATCGGCCACACGGAGGGCGTCCCCGACGCCACCATCCAGCGTCTCTCGGAGCTCCCCACCCTCATCGACAGCTGGAGTCGAGCCTCCGCTTGA
- a CDS encoding sigma-70 family RNA polymerase sigma factor, producing the protein MARMARVRSTDDGIDGKDSVGLYLEEIARTPLLTAEEEVELAETVEAGLLAEQLLAEGRVGRKKGGAPKYATEEELEWLAEEGQRAQQRFVTANLRLVVSIARRYGRSQMPLLDLVQEGNTGLIRAVEKFDYRKGFKFSTYATWWVRQAITRGIAQQARVVRLPVHVVEQLNQIGSARRTLERKLGREPELDEIAAELDLDVERVTDLIRIGRDHISLDNPIDDEGETSLGDLIAAETAPGPDQLVADASDRSGLFSLVDQLDPRSADVIRRRYGLHDGRQAKLADIGAVHGISAERVRQIEREALGRLRRMADPTLAA; encoded by the coding sequence GTGGCTCGCATGGCTCGTGTCCGGTCAACGGACGACGGTATCGACGGCAAGGACAGCGTCGGTCTCTACCTCGAAGAGATCGCTCGCACGCCTTTGCTGACCGCTGAAGAAGAAGTCGAGCTCGCTGAGACGGTCGAGGCAGGTCTCCTCGCGGAGCAACTGCTGGCCGAGGGGCGGGTTGGACGCAAGAAGGGCGGAGCGCCCAAATATGCGACGGAGGAAGAGCTGGAGTGGCTGGCCGAAGAGGGGCAGCGCGCGCAGCAGCGGTTCGTGACCGCGAACCTCCGGCTGGTGGTCTCGATCGCCCGCCGCTACGGACGGTCCCAGATGCCACTCCTGGACCTGGTCCAGGAAGGCAACACGGGCCTGATCCGCGCGGTGGAGAAGTTCGACTACCGCAAGGGTTTCAAGTTCTCGACGTACGCGACCTGGTGGGTGCGGCAGGCGATCACCCGCGGTATCGCGCAGCAGGCCCGGGTGGTCCGGCTGCCGGTGCACGTGGTGGAGCAGCTGAACCAGATCGGGTCGGCCCGGCGCACGCTGGAGCGCAAGCTCGGGCGCGAGCCGGAGCTCGACGAGATCGCGGCGGAGCTGGACCTGGACGTGGAGCGGGTCACCGACCTGATCCGGATCGGCCGGGACCACATCAGCCTGGACAACCCGATCGACGACGAGGGTGAGACCTCGCTGGGCGACCTGATCGCGGCGGAGACCGCACCGGGTCCGGACCAGCTGGTGGCCGACGCCTCGGACCGGTCCGGACTGTTCAGCCTGGTCGATCAGCTCGACCCGCGGTCGGCGGACGTCATCAGGCGCCGGTACGGCCTGCACGACGGGCGGCAGGCGAAGCTGGCCGACATCGGCGCGGTGCACGGCATCTCGGCCGAGCGGGTGCGGCAGATCGAGCGAGAGGCCCTCGGCCGCTTGCGCCGGATGGCCGACCCGACCCTGGCCGCCTAG